A stretch of the candidate division WOR-3 bacterium genome encodes the following:
- a CDS encoding orotate phosphoribosyltransferase → MIKENIEKSTEEILRDLGVVKKGHFVLTSGRHSSFYFEKFRILEKPEMTSILCRRIAEMIIKEHSGDIDIVCGPATGGMILAFEVAKTLRLGCVYLEKNGDEFCLLRGMKIPQGARTVIVDDVLTTGKSIQAAEKAVINAGGIIVLNAVMIDRRKNKTSESPILALHSAQGEDYAPEECPQCAANVPLLNPKTGEEILRR, encoded by the coding sequence TTGATCAAAGAGAACATTGAAAAGAGCACCGAAGAGATTCTGCGCGATCTCGGTGTTGTTAAAAAGGGTCACTTCGTTCTGACTTCGGGAAGGCATTCTTCATTTTATTTTGAAAAATTCAGGATTCTCGAAAAACCAGAGATGACCTCGATCCTGTGCAGAAGGATCGCCGAGATGATAATAAAAGAACATTCAGGAGACATTGACATTGTTTGCGGTCCCGCGACGGGAGGAATGATACTCGCATTCGAAGTTGCAAAAACACTCCGTTTGGGCTGTGTGTATCTTGAGAAGAATGGTGATGAATTCTGCCTTCTGAGGGGCATGAAAATACCTCAGGGAGCGAGAACTGTAATAGTTGACGATGTCCTGACGACTGGAAAATCGATCCAGGCGGCTGAGAAAGCGGTAATAAATGCCGGCGGAATAATTGTTCTCAACGCAGTAATGATTGACAGGAGAAAAAACAAAACTTCCGAATCCCCGATATTAGCTCTTCACAGCGCCCAGGGCGAAGATTACGCGCCCGAAGAATGTCCCCAGTGTGCGGCCAATGTTCCGCTTCTAAATCCAAAAACCGGAGAAGAGATTTTAAGGAGGTGA
- the pyrF gene encoding orotidine-5'-phosphate decarboxylase, with translation MIEFIFPLDFDSLQEAEKWVGVLDDSVDVYKVGLQLFSREGPDAVKKFISQKKKVFLDLKLHDIPNTVGKAAEAAAAFGVKYLTAHSSGGREMIRVASEAISGSKTKLLAITILTSIDDKSFKECFSGTGNIKEHALKLSDAARESGADGVVCSVGEAAFLRERHGEDFLIITPGIRLTETSDDQRRAYGPKEAKLAKVNGIVMGRPVIKSPDPRAFVESIKEILN, from the coding sequence ATGATCGAATTCATATTTCCGCTGGATTTTGACAGTTTACAAGAAGCTGAAAAATGGGTCGGAGTTTTGGACGATTCCGTCGATGTTTACAAAGTCGGGCTTCAGCTTTTCAGCCGTGAAGGTCCCGATGCGGTCAAAAAATTTATTTCGCAGAAAAAGAAAGTTTTTCTCGACTTAAAACTTCACGACATACCGAACACCGTCGGAAAAGCGGCGGAGGCAGCCGCGGCTTTTGGAGTAAAATATCTGACGGCTCATTCTTCCGGCGGCAGAGAGATGATCAGGGTCGCTTCTGAAGCGATTTCGGGATCGAAGACAAAGCTTCTCGCTATTACAATTTTGACGAGTATTGACGATAAATCTTTCAAAGAGTGCTTTTCCGGAACAGGGAATATTAAAGAGCACGCTTTGAAGCTTTCTGATGCCGCCCGGGAATCCGGCGCGGACGGCGTTGTTTGTTCGGTGGGAGAAGCTGCCTTTTTGCGGGAACGCCACGGCGAAGATTTTCTTATAATAACTCCCGGAATAAGATTGACGGAAACTTCCGACGATCAGCGCAGAGCCTACGGGCCAAAAGAAGCAAAACTTGCCAAAGTGAACGGCATTGTCATGGGAAGACCCGTAATCAAGTCGCCCGATCCGCGCGCGTTCGTAGAAAGCATAAAGGAGATTTTGAATTGA